Proteins from one Mycobacterium sp. EPa45 genomic window:
- a CDS encoding LuxR family transcriptional regulator: MRLSWPLIGRTGEMKTVASAIATPEVAGVVVSGEAGVGKSRIAREALSAAEARGFEGRWVVGASSARSIPLGAFTAWTQRGATETVQLVRGVIESLTATRSSADVVVAVDDAQLLDDLSVFVLHQLVQRSAAKVILTIRDREPVPTALQEIWTTGRFERLEVVPLSLDETTALLTAVLSGHVEPASAQRLWKLTHGNSLYLRNIVEQEVADGRLAQHGDTWLWAGDPVLPPDLIGLVESRIGALPAPVGDVIDVLAVAEPMELPILARIADPAAIEEAETRGLISLEATGTSVQARVAHPIYSEVRRRRASVTRLRRLRGLVADELAGLEDSDDIRAVVKRATLSVESDLAPDADLLVRAANGAVWLADLPLADRLAGAALAAGAGPEANFARAHALSWLSRGAEADAVLDAMAAGELTDVDRARLAFHRGSNLLWALGDPARAIEIVESQADVTTTEARSYLDAFRVVHRFATDNPVSALEAADELVHDDLPPVVGAEIAWALTVVSGEAGQVTDAEAHAGAGYRAATRRFDAPQMRFNIADAHLTALLLAGRITEAGEIAEEVGRQAADLPGEAQLLGAAVAGRAELGAGKLDVACRLLGQAALGLSAAGHGMGWGYRYNVVRVNALAMHGDSAEAAAALAALDGVRRPFRSLDYEVSLARAWVVASQGAVSEAIAIASAAAERACNKGQFAAEVLCLQTATQFGDRGSAPRLHALAGIVEGPRVGVAARFAAALRDGDAHELMSVSEAFEELGDLVAAADAAAHAALTHRRHDQRGSALSGSTRAAALAQRCGGLVTLALRQTAEPLPFTEREREIVMLIRQGLSNRAIAERLYLSVRTVESHVHRAMGKTGTNSREKLAALLT, encoded by the coding sequence GTGCGCTTATCATGGCCGTTGATTGGCCGCACCGGGGAGATGAAAACCGTCGCGTCCGCGATCGCGACTCCGGAGGTGGCGGGAGTCGTCGTCTCCGGCGAGGCGGGGGTCGGCAAGAGCCGGATCGCCCGGGAGGCGCTGAGCGCTGCCGAAGCGCGGGGATTCGAGGGTCGGTGGGTCGTCGGCGCGTCGTCGGCGCGGTCGATTCCGTTGGGCGCGTTCACCGCCTGGACCCAGCGCGGCGCCACCGAGACCGTTCAGCTGGTGCGAGGTGTGATCGAGTCGTTGACGGCCACGCGTTCCTCCGCGGATGTGGTCGTGGCTGTCGACGATGCGCAGCTGCTCGACGATCTCTCCGTGTTCGTCCTGCATCAGCTCGTGCAACGCAGCGCGGCGAAGGTCATCCTGACGATCCGGGACCGCGAACCGGTTCCCACTGCGCTTCAGGAGATCTGGACGACAGGCCGGTTCGAGCGACTGGAGGTTGTGCCACTGTCCCTCGACGAGACCACCGCCCTGCTCACGGCGGTCCTGTCTGGCCACGTCGAACCCGCTTCAGCACAACGTCTTTGGAAGCTGACGCACGGCAACTCGTTGTATCTGCGCAACATCGTCGAGCAGGAGGTCGCCGACGGCCGGCTCGCACAGCACGGTGACACTTGGTTGTGGGCCGGCGACCCGGTCCTGCCGCCCGACCTGATCGGCTTGGTCGAGTCCCGAATCGGCGCATTGCCGGCCCCGGTCGGCGACGTGATCGACGTCCTGGCTGTCGCCGAACCAATGGAATTGCCGATCTTGGCGCGCATAGCCGATCCGGCGGCGATCGAAGAGGCCGAAACCCGTGGCCTGATCTCGCTGGAGGCAACGGGCACCAGTGTGCAAGCGCGAGTCGCCCATCCGATCTACAGCGAAGTACGCCGCCGACGGGCGTCCGTGACCCGGCTGCGGCGGCTGCGTGGATTGGTCGCCGACGAATTGGCCGGCCTCGAGGATTCCGACGACATTCGGGCGGTGGTGAAGAGAGCCACGCTGAGCGTGGAGTCCGATCTCGCACCCGACGCGGACCTGCTGGTTCGCGCCGCCAACGGCGCGGTGTGGCTGGCTGATCTGCCGCTGGCGGACCGGCTTGCCGGGGCGGCATTGGCTGCGGGAGCCGGCCCGGAGGCGAATTTCGCCCGTGCGCATGCCCTTTCGTGGCTATCCCGCGGCGCCGAGGCCGACGCTGTGCTGGATGCCATGGCCGCCGGCGAGCTCACCGATGTCGATCGGGCCAGGCTGGCCTTTCATCGCGGGAGCAACCTCCTGTGGGCGCTCGGCGACCCAGCCCGCGCGATCGAGATCGTCGAGAGCCAGGCCGATGTCACGACTACCGAAGCGCGCAGCTATCTCGACGCCTTTCGTGTGGTGCATCGGTTCGCCACGGACAACCCGGTCTCCGCGCTGGAAGCCGCAGATGAACTCGTGCACGACGACTTACCGCCGGTCGTCGGGGCCGAGATCGCGTGGGCGTTGACAGTTGTTTCAGGTGAGGCGGGGCAGGTCACGGACGCTGAGGCCCACGCCGGTGCCGGATACCGGGCCGCCACGCGCCGATTCGACGCTCCGCAGATGCGCTTCAACATCGCTGACGCTCATCTGACGGCGCTCCTGCTCGCCGGCCGGATCACCGAAGCCGGTGAGATCGCCGAGGAAGTCGGCAGGCAAGCCGCCGATCTGCCCGGGGAAGCTCAACTGCTCGGCGCTGCGGTGGCCGGCCGCGCCGAACTGGGCGCCGGAAAACTCGACGTCGCCTGCCGGCTGCTGGGGCAGGCCGCGCTCGGCTTGTCGGCTGCCGGCCATGGCATGGGCTGGGGGTATCGCTACAACGTCGTGCGCGTGAACGCGCTGGCAATGCACGGCGATTCCGCCGAGGCGGCCGCGGCGCTCGCTGCACTCGACGGTGTACGACGACCCTTCCGGTCACTGGACTACGAGGTGAGCCTGGCGCGCGCCTGGGTGGTCGCAAGCCAGGGTGCCGTCAGCGAAGCGATCGCGATCGCATCGGCCGCCGCCGAACGAGCCTGCAACAAAGGCCAATTCGCCGCCGAAGTGCTGTGCCTGCAAACGGCCACGCAGTTCGGTGACCGCGGCAGTGCGCCCCGGCTGCACGCGCTCGCCGGGATCGTCGAAGGACCGCGAGTCGGTGTGGCGGCCCGCTTCGCCGCGGCGTTGCGCGACGGCGACGCGCACGAACTGATGTCGGTGTCGGAGGCCTTCGAGGAGCTCGGCGACTTGGTCGCCGCGGCCGACGCCGCTGCGCACGCCGCCCTGACTCATCGCCGGCACGACCAGCGCGGGTCGGCTCTGAGTGGCTCAACCCGTGCCGCCGCCTTGGCCCAGCGCTGCGGTGGATTGGTCACCCTCGCATTGCGCCAGACCGCCGAGCCGCTGCCGTTCACCGAACGCGAACGCGAGATCGTCATGTTGATCCGCCAGGGTTTGTCCAACCGTGCCATAGCCGAGCGTCTGTACCTGTCGGTCCGCACGGTCGAAAGCCATGTTCATCGGGCAATGGGCAAAACCGGAACCAACAGCCGGGAAAAGCTTGCCGCACTGCTCACCTGA
- a CDS encoding cytochrome P450: MDAATAWAEAMKFENRANPYPFFDELRTTPVAKVSEKTYVVTGYPEAVALAHDPRVSSDISRSPSGLFGEKQAHLEPEEAAQARDSSMLVSDPPDHDRMRRQFMRHFGPPHTPDLIPGMATMIADLANELLDKVKARGGTRMDVVDDFSYPIPVSVIFRVLGVPMADEPKFHGWVTDFMQGADVGPERDTDEGRAATAKAASSMVELSSYVHDLVESLSREPAPGLLSAALHDDGPDGPVSKAEAESNAQLLLVAGHDSTVNTISNCVMTLLRNQGSWELVRNNPELIPGTVEEVQRLQGAVQFFPSRWATADIEIGGTRIPAGSAVFLVWAAANRDPRRFDSPDRFDPTRKDNEHLGFGSGIHTCFGGPLARLEINATPCRRPSAISAKPGVPRTPTSLGGFLVN; encoded by the coding sequence ATGGATGCCGCAACCGCCTGGGCCGAGGCGATGAAGTTCGAGAACCGCGCAAACCCGTACCCCTTCTTCGACGAATTGCGCACGACGCCCGTTGCCAAGGTGTCGGAGAAGACCTACGTGGTGACGGGTTACCCCGAAGCCGTTGCGCTCGCCCATGATCCGCGGGTCAGCTCAGATATCAGCCGCAGTCCGTCCGGCCTATTCGGCGAGAAGCAGGCCCACCTCGAGCCCGAAGAAGCCGCTCAGGCACGCGATTCGAGCATGTTGGTCTCCGACCCACCCGACCACGACAGGATGCGCAGGCAGTTCATGCGCCATTTCGGGCCGCCACACACGCCCGACCTGATTCCCGGCATGGCGACGATGATCGCCGATCTGGCCAACGAACTGCTTGACAAGGTCAAGGCACGTGGGGGCACCCGGATGGACGTCGTCGACGACTTCTCCTACCCGATCCCGGTGTCGGTGATCTTTCGGGTGCTGGGCGTGCCGATGGCCGACGAGCCCAAGTTCCACGGATGGGTCACCGACTTCATGCAAGGCGCCGATGTGGGACCGGAGCGCGACACCGACGAGGGCCGTGCCGCGACGGCGAAAGCCGCCTCGAGCATGGTCGAGTTGAGCTCGTACGTCCACGATCTGGTCGAGAGCCTCAGCCGCGAACCTGCGCCCGGCTTGCTGTCGGCGGCATTGCACGACGACGGACCGGACGGTCCGGTGTCGAAAGCCGAGGCAGAATCCAACGCACAGTTACTCCTGGTGGCGGGCCACGACTCCACGGTCAACACCATCAGCAACTGCGTGATGACACTGCTGCGCAATCAAGGCTCCTGGGAACTGGTGCGCAACAATCCCGAGCTCATTCCGGGCACTGTCGAGGAGGTGCAACGCCTTCAAGGCGCTGTGCAGTTCTTCCCGAGCCGTTGGGCCACCGCGGACATCGAGATCGGCGGAACCCGCATCCCCGCGGGGTCAGCGGTGTTCCTGGTCTGGGCTGCAGCCAATCGCGACCCCCGCCGTTTCGACAGTCCCGATCGGTTCGATCCGACGCGAAAGGACAACGAGCACCTCGGCTTTGGCAGTGGTATCCACACCTGTTTCGGCGGGCCGCTGGCCCGGCTGGAGATCAACGCCACGCCTTGTCGTCGACCCTCCGCCATATCGGCGAAACCAGGTGTTCCGCGGACCCCGACATCTTTGGGTGGATTTCTCGTCAATTGA